In a genomic window of Helianthus annuus cultivar XRQ/B chromosome 10, HanXRQr2.0-SUNRISE, whole genome shotgun sequence:
- the LOC110885245 gene encoding uncharacterized protein LOC110885245 has product MATARTRWANVMSHGAGFSDQVVELDLLYPSEGMHKRWDAECRITLTAATSNQATFVLSIREENLQMIHMTHFALLCFLANMSRAMVVYASRSGANIRVKLIWNNARYPCQPEGIECGSYVMKFMKEIAYGGVEILDNDNVGKGVEEYSAADMDDIREDWSTYAVNSIFKL; this is encoded by the exons ATGGCAACTGCGAGAACCAGATGGGCAAATGTTATGTCCCATGGCGCTGGATTCTCTGACCAG GTTGTGGAACTGGACTTGTTGTATCCAAGTGAAGGTATGCATAAACGATGGGATGCCGAGTGTAGGATAACATTAACTGCAGCTACATCAAACCAAGCTACTTTTGTTCTAAGCATCCGAGAAGAAAACTTGCAGATGATACACATGACACACTTCGCACTTCTGTGTTTCCTAGCAAACATGTCAAG GGCAATGGTCGTGTATGCTTCACGAAGTGGTGCCAACATTAGGGTTAAACTCATCTGGAATAACGCTAGG TATCCATGTCAGCCAGAAGGTATTGAATGTGGGTCCTATGTGATGAAGTTCATGAAGGAGATAGCTTATGGAGGAGTTGAAATACTTGACAATGATAAT GTTGGGAAAGGAGTAGAAGAATACTCGGCTGCGGATATGGATGACATTCGTGAAGATTGGTCGACTTATGCAGTTAACTCTATTTTTAAGTTATAA